In the Arthrobacter sp. 31Y genome, one interval contains:
- a CDS encoding Gfo/Idh/MocA family protein encodes MHTMEKDLKVGIVGFGLRSGLWKHAHKPGQGSEVTIVCDLSERGRADAAERIPSARVTGDLEELLSSGIDAVLVLTPDNQHAAVAVRTLKAGIPTFCEKPLDITVEAADQILATAYETGTRLYVGHNMRHMPVVVQMRQLIEDGRIGEVKAVWCRHFVGHGGDYYFKDWHAQRANVTSLLLQKGAHDIDVIHWLAGGYTKRVAAVGDLAVYGDVANRSNNDGKRMGDWFSMDNWPPTEQKDLAEVIDVEDISMMNMVLDNGVLASYQQCHFTPDYWRNYTVIGTKGRIENLGDGPGETINVWTSRSSGYAAPDEVITIQDGEGGHGGADPRLIEEFLRFASEGGRTQTSPIAARQAVVAGILAAESLRGDGSAREVPELPAELVEYFDAGQPALVRD; translated from the coding sequence TTGCACACCATGGAAAAGGATTTGAAGGTCGGCATTGTAGGTTTCGGCCTGCGGTCGGGGCTGTGGAAGCACGCCCACAAGCCGGGCCAAGGTTCGGAGGTCACCATTGTTTGTGACCTGAGCGAACGTGGACGGGCGGATGCTGCTGAGCGCATCCCGTCCGCACGTGTCACAGGTGACCTTGAGGAACTGTTGAGCAGCGGTATCGACGCCGTCCTGGTCCTGACCCCGGATAACCAGCACGCCGCCGTCGCCGTTCGAACGCTGAAGGCGGGCATCCCCACCTTCTGCGAGAAGCCCCTGGACATCACCGTTGAGGCTGCGGACCAGATCCTGGCGACGGCCTACGAAACCGGAACACGCTTGTACGTCGGCCACAACATGCGGCACATGCCGGTTGTAGTACAGATGCGCCAACTCATCGAAGACGGCAGGATTGGCGAGGTCAAGGCTGTCTGGTGCCGACACTTCGTGGGCCACGGCGGTGACTATTACTTCAAGGATTGGCACGCCCAGCGTGCCAACGTCACCTCGCTGCTCCTTCAAAAAGGTGCACACGACATCGACGTGATCCACTGGCTGGCCGGTGGATACACCAAGCGGGTTGCCGCCGTCGGCGATCTTGCGGTTTACGGTGACGTGGCCAACCGCAGCAACAACGATGGCAAGCGCATGGGGGACTGGTTCTCCATGGACAACTGGCCGCCCACCGAGCAGAAGGACCTTGCGGAGGTGATCGACGTCGAAGACATCTCAATGATGAACATGGTGCTGGATAACGGTGTGCTTGCCTCTTACCAGCAGTGCCACTTCACGCCCGACTATTGGCGCAACTACACCGTCATCGGCACCAAGGGCCGCATTGAGAACCTGGGCGACGGGCCCGGGGAGACCATCAACGTGTGGACCAGCAGGTCCTCGGGCTACGCGGCACCGGATGAAGTCATCACCATCCAGGACGGCGAAGGCGGCCATGGCGGCGCCGATCCGCGCCTGATCGAGGAGTTCCTCCGCTTCGCCTCGGAGGGCGGCCGGACCCAGACCAGCCCGATTGCCGCGCGCCAAGCTGTGGTGGCGGGCATCTTGGCGGCGGAGTCCTTGCGCGGTGATGGCTCTGCCCGCGAGGTGCCGGAGCTCCCTGCCGAACTGGTGGAGTACTTCGACGCCGGACAGCCCGCCTTGGTCCGCGACTGA
- a CDS encoding LysR family transcriptional regulator: MEIHQLQMLRELGDLGSVKAVAETLMVTPSAVSQQLALLQKSVDVPLTRKEGRALVLTDAGRVLAEAGAAVVNAMADARAAIGAYHDAPDAPVSVSAFHSAGQALFAPLAAHLASGTASDGGKSPRLRLSDEDVAQEDFPGLAARYDLVLAHRMDNSPQWPEDKVAVIPLADEPLDIALPANHPLAARRELKPSDVVDEPWVTSRDGYSPADVLAAVVAVSGRPAEVLHRINDYSTVAALVSAGGAIGLLPRFTARRVLDSGVVLRPLSGVNSVRKIDILARPETLKRKSVMTVCESLQTVMTELSSPT, from the coding sequence ATGGAAATTCATCAGTTGCAGATGCTTCGCGAGCTTGGAGACCTGGGAAGCGTCAAGGCTGTGGCCGAAACGCTAATGGTGACCCCCTCCGCAGTTTCGCAACAGCTCGCTCTGCTCCAGAAGTCCGTGGACGTGCCGTTGACGCGCAAAGAAGGCCGGGCCCTGGTGCTGACCGACGCAGGCCGCGTGCTCGCCGAGGCGGGTGCCGCCGTCGTCAACGCCATGGCAGATGCGCGGGCCGCTATCGGCGCCTATCACGACGCTCCCGACGCCCCGGTGAGCGTGAGCGCTTTTCACAGTGCGGGGCAGGCGCTGTTTGCGCCATTGGCGGCGCATTTGGCGTCCGGGACAGCGTCCGACGGCGGGAAGTCGCCACGCCTGCGGCTGTCCGATGAAGATGTGGCCCAGGAGGATTTCCCGGGGTTGGCTGCGCGGTATGACCTGGTGTTGGCGCACCGGATGGACAACAGCCCACAGTGGCCCGAAGACAAAGTGGCGGTGATTCCCCTCGCGGATGAGCCCTTGGACATCGCTCTCCCCGCGAACCACCCCTTGGCGGCCCGACGCGAACTGAAACCGTCCGACGTCGTGGATGAACCCTGGGTGACCAGCCGCGATGGCTACTCTCCCGCGGACGTCCTGGCCGCCGTCGTTGCCGTGAGCGGGCGTCCGGCCGAAGTCCTGCACCGCATCAACGATTACTCGACCGTTGCCGCGCTGGTCTCGGCAGGTGGCGCGATCGGGCTGCTGCCTCGATTCACCGCGCGCCGGGTGTTGGATTCCGGCGTGGTGCTGCGTCCGTTGTCAGGGGTGAACTCCGTGCGCAAGATCGACATCCTTGCCCGGCCCGAGACACTCAAAAGGAAATCGGTCATGACGGTTTGCGAGTCACTTCAAACCGTCATGACCGAGCTTTCCTCACCCACCTAG
- the tdh gene encoding L-threonine 3-dehydrogenase → MKALYKSGPHAGFELVERPEPEAGPGDVKIRVMTTGICGTDLHIQSWDAWAQGIIETPLIAGHEFYGEVVEIGEDVRDVKVGDRVSGEGHVVCGICRNCRAGRRQMCIHTVSVGVQRDGAFAEYVVIPETNVWVHQDESVTPELGAIFDPFGNAVHTALSFPLVGEDVLITGAGPIGLMAIAVARHAGARKIAITDVSAPRLELARQMGVDLAVDVSKMRVREAQQELGMREGFDIGLEMSGHPTALPEMIDNMNHGGRIAMLGLPSQSIDIDWGKVVTHMLTLKGIYGREMFETWYAMSAMLSSNPVLHRNISAVVTDKLSAKDWEKGFEIARNGTGGKVVLDWTEL, encoded by the coding sequence ATGAAGGCTCTCTACAAATCCGGACCCCACGCAGGGTTCGAACTCGTCGAACGTCCCGAGCCCGAAGCGGGCCCCGGGGATGTCAAGATCCGTGTGATGACCACCGGTATCTGCGGCACCGACCTCCACATTCAAAGCTGGGACGCCTGGGCGCAGGGCATCATCGAAACGCCACTGATCGCCGGCCACGAGTTCTATGGCGAAGTAGTGGAAATCGGCGAGGATGTCCGGGACGTCAAGGTAGGGGACAGGGTCTCCGGAGAAGGCCACGTGGTCTGCGGCATCTGCCGCAACTGCCGTGCCGGACGCCGCCAGATGTGCATCCACACCGTCTCCGTTGGCGTGCAGCGCGACGGCGCCTTTGCCGAGTACGTCGTCATCCCGGAAACCAACGTCTGGGTCCACCAGGATGAGTCCGTCACCCCCGAACTCGGCGCCATCTTCGATCCCTTCGGCAATGCAGTCCACACTGCCCTCAGCTTCCCGCTGGTCGGCGAGGACGTGCTCATTACGGGCGCCGGACCCATCGGCCTGATGGCCATCGCCGTCGCCCGCCACGCCGGTGCACGGAAGATCGCGATCACGGACGTATCGGCTCCGCGGTTGGAACTGGCCCGCCAGATGGGCGTGGACCTCGCCGTGGACGTCTCCAAGATGCGCGTCCGCGAAGCACAGCAGGAACTGGGCATGCGCGAAGGCTTCGATATCGGGCTGGAAATGTCGGGACACCCCACGGCCCTGCCTGAGATGATCGACAACATGAACCACGGTGGCCGCATCGCCATGCTCGGCCTTCCCAGCCAGTCAATCGACATCGACTGGGGCAAGGTGGTCACCCACATGCTCACCCTCAAGGGCATTTACGGCCGCGAAATGTTTGAGACCTGGTACGCCATGAGCGCCATGCTGTCCTCCAACCCCGTGCTCCACCGCAACATCTCCGCTGTGGTCACGGACAAGCTGTCCGCAAAGGACTGGGAAAAGGGCTTCGAGATCGCCCGCAACGGCACCGGCGGCAAAGTGGTCCTCGACTGGACCGAACTGTAA
- a CDS encoding glycine C-acetyltransferase: MYSAIKDQLQGELDEIRSAGLFKTERHIDSPQASHIAAGQLGQPANKVLNFCANNYLGLADHPDIIAAAKSAMDERGFGMASVRFICGTQDLHLELETRVSKFLGTEDTILFSSCFDANGGVFESLFGPEDAIISDSLNHASIIDGIRLSKAKRFRYANQDMADLEAKLVEAEGSRRKIIVTDGVFSMDGFLAPLEAICDLAEKHDALVMVDDSHAVGFMGSTGAGTPEHAGVSERVDIYTGTFGKALGGASGGYVSGRGEIVAMLRQKARPYLFSNSLAPAIVAATIKAIELVQESGELRTRLFENAALFRRRMSEEGFELLDGEHAIIPVMFGDAVVAAKVADEMLNNGVFVTAFSFPVVPKGVARIRVQLSAAHSADDVEACVQAFVKSRAAVA, from the coding sequence ATGTATTCAGCCATCAAAGACCAGCTGCAGGGCGAACTGGACGAGATCCGCAGCGCCGGCCTCTTCAAGACCGAACGCCACATCGATTCCCCGCAGGCAAGCCACATCGCAGCGGGCCAGCTCGGCCAGCCGGCTAACAAGGTCCTGAACTTCTGCGCCAATAACTACCTGGGCCTGGCCGACCACCCGGACATCATCGCCGCCGCCAAGTCCGCCATGGACGAGCGCGGCTTCGGCATGGCTTCCGTACGTTTCATCTGCGGCACCCAGGACCTCCACCTGGAACTCGAGACCCGCGTCTCCAAATTCCTGGGCACCGAGGACACCATCCTCTTCTCCAGCTGCTTCGACGCCAACGGCGGCGTGTTCGAGTCCTTGTTCGGCCCCGAAGACGCCATCATCTCCGATTCCCTAAACCACGCATCCATCATCGATGGCATCCGCCTGAGCAAGGCCAAGCGCTTCCGCTACGCCAACCAGGACATGGCAGACCTTGAGGCCAAGCTGGTGGAGGCTGAGGGTTCCCGCCGGAAGATCATTGTCACGGATGGTGTCTTCTCCATGGACGGCTTCCTCGCGCCGCTCGAAGCCATCTGCGACCTCGCCGAAAAGCACGACGCCCTGGTCATGGTGGACGACTCCCACGCCGTCGGGTTCATGGGCTCCACCGGCGCCGGCACCCCGGAGCACGCAGGTGTTTCTGAGCGCGTGGACATCTACACCGGCACGTTCGGCAAGGCTCTGGGCGGCGCCTCGGGTGGCTATGTTTCCGGCCGTGGCGAGATCGTGGCCATGCTTCGCCAGAAGGCCCGCCCCTACCTGTTCTCCAACTCCCTCGCCCCGGCCATCGTGGCCGCCACCATCAAGGCGATTGAGCTCGTGCAGGAATCCGGCGAACTCCGCACGCGCCTCTTCGAGAACGCTGCCCTGTTCCGCCGCCGCATGAGCGAGGAAGGCTTCGAGCTCCTCGACGGCGAACACGCCATCATCCCCGTGATGTTCGGTGACGCAGTGGTCGCCGCCAAAGTGGCTGACGAGATGCTCAACAACGGCGTCTTCGTCACGGCCTTCAGCTTCCCCGTGGTGCCGAAGGGTGTGGCGCGGATCCGCGTGCAGCTGTCCGCTGCGCACAGCGCGGACGACGTCGAAGCCTGTGTTCAGGCGTTCGTCAAGAGTCGCGCCGCAGTCGCCTAG
- a CDS encoding IS3 family transposase (programmed frameshift), whose protein sequence is MTTPRRKYDAAFREEAVQLVLSSDRSVKQVAEEIGVKESTLGNWLARARQRSPGGPALVPVPDRGPVEWEEHQKALAENARLKAEVEFLGKSQRLLCREAKVEDFYEFIEAEKANHSVVWLCRVLKVSRASFYRWLNPAGPSPRAVRHEQLAAAVTTLYTKEEGRAGRDQLTLLLNEGGVKVSAPTVGAIMREHGLRAVRTRAWKATTVQDPQAKTAHIENHMLDAKGKRDFTSTVPGTRLVGDITYLRTGEGWLYLATVIDLFSGMVIGWSMAAHMRASLCTSALQMARNHGHLTGTSVVFHSDRGTQYTSDEFQRWCGDNGLTQSMGKVGVCWDNAVAENFFSHLKTEFYHHQRFASRLAARTGVMDYIEAWYNRRRPNRRAGGIPPAKAHTQYQTRAHQTLAA, encoded by the exons ATGACCACGCCCAGAAGAAAATATGATGCTGCGTTCCGTGAGGAGGCAGTGCAGTTGGTTTTGTCCTCGGATCGTTCGGTGAAACAGGTAGCTGAGGAGATCGGGGTGAAGGAAAGCACGTTGGGCAACTGGCTTGCGCGGGCCCGTCAGCGTTCCCCTGGTGGTCCGGCACTGGTCCCGGTGCCCGATCGTGGGCCCGTGGAATGGGAAGAGCACCAGAAGGCTTTGGCCGAGAACGCGCGGTTGAAGGCTGAGGTTGAGTTCCTGG GGAAAAGTCAGCGCCTTCTTTGCCGCGAAGCAAAAGTAGAGGACTTCTACGAGTTCATCGAAGCGGAGAAGGCCAACCATTCGGTGGTGTGGCTGTGCCGGGTGTTGAAGGTTTCCCGGGCCTCGTTTTACCGGTGGCTGAATCCCGCAGGCCCGTCGCCAAGGGCAGTACGGCACGAGCAGCTCGCTGCGGCGGTGACCACGCTTTACACGAAAGAGGAAGGCCGGGCCGGCCGGGACCAGCTCACCCTGCTTTTGAACGAGGGCGGGGTGAAGGTCTCAGCCCCGACGGTGGGTGCGATCATGCGCGAGCACGGGCTGCGGGCCGTCCGCACCCGGGCTTGGAAGGCCACCACGGTCCAGGACCCGCAGGCCAAAACAGCTCATATTGAGAACCACATGCTCGACGCAAAGGGCAAGCGGGACTTCACCTCAACAGTGCCCGGAACCCGCCTCGTTGGTGACATCACCTACCTGCGCACCGGTGAGGGCTGGCTGTACTTGGCCACCGTGATCGATCTGTTCTCGGGCATGGTGATCGGCTGGTCCATGGCCGCACACATGCGCGCGAGCCTGTGCACCTCGGCCCTGCAGATGGCCCGGAACCACGGCCACCTGACCGGGACTTCGGTGGTGTTCCATTCAGACCGGGGAACCCAATACACCTCTGATGAATTCCAGAGATGGTGCGGCGATAACGGGCTCACCCAGTCCATGGGCAAGGTCGGGGTCTGCTGGGACAACGCAGTCGCGGAAAACTTCTTCTCCCACCTAAAAACCGAGTTCTACCACCACCAACGCTTCGCGTCCCGGCTCGCTGCCCGCACCGGAGTCATGGACTACATCGAGGCCTGGTACAACCGCCGCCGGCCCAACCGCAGAGCAGGCGGCATCCCACCAGCCAAAGCCCACACCCAATACCAAACCCGCGCCCACCAAACCCTGGCCGCCTAA
- a CDS encoding NAD(P)/FAD-dependent oxidoreductase — MASNYDVVIVGGGIGGLSLAAALAGKCTVALVEAEQSLAFHTSSRSARQLIPSYGPAVVQDLTVRTLEMLAERDAQAAEPILTPRGFMLVGDQETVRAEASGNMHSITHDEAMQLCPALNPGSFTAAGLDNGSFGCNAPLLLEEHRQTAEAAGVDIITGAKVHSAQRLGSGWQLGAGTEGFQSGVVVNAAGAWADELAVISGVEKLGLQPYRRTAAIVNVENPLTPETPMVCAADDSFYFRAEGNQVLISPSETVPSGAEDAKPYPGDVEALINQLSAVTSLGIRSVDRAWTGLRTEAADGIPVVGFDAEAPGFFWLAGQGGYGFQTSSAIAGLAAALILGHVTPDSPESRTAEQLAAVRWSIRR, encoded by the coding sequence ATGGCTTCGAATTATGACGTGGTAATCGTTGGCGGCGGCATCGGTGGACTGTCCTTGGCGGCAGCCCTGGCAGGCAAGTGCACTGTCGCCTTGGTTGAGGCAGAGCAGTCGTTGGCGTTCCACACTTCCTCACGTTCTGCCCGGCAGCTGATCCCCAGCTATGGTCCTGCGGTGGTTCAGGACTTGACCGTCCGGACACTGGAGATGCTGGCGGAAAGGGACGCCCAAGCAGCCGAGCCCATCTTGACGCCCCGCGGCTTCATGCTGGTGGGTGACCAAGAGACCGTGCGCGCCGAGGCCAGCGGCAACATGCACTCCATCACTCACGACGAAGCGATGCAGCTCTGCCCCGCCCTCAACCCCGGTTCCTTCACTGCCGCAGGTCTGGACAACGGGTCCTTCGGCTGCAACGCCCCGCTGTTGTTGGAGGAACACCGGCAGACTGCAGAGGCCGCAGGCGTGGACATCATCACCGGAGCCAAAGTGCACTCTGCCCAGAGGCTGGGGAGTGGCTGGCAGTTGGGCGCGGGCACTGAGGGTTTCCAGTCCGGCGTCGTGGTTAATGCGGCAGGCGCCTGGGCAGATGAGCTGGCCGTCATCAGCGGAGTGGAGAAATTGGGACTTCAGCCGTACCGGAGGACTGCCGCGATCGTGAACGTGGAGAATCCGTTGACGCCCGAAACACCCATGGTTTGTGCAGCCGATGACTCGTTCTATTTCCGCGCCGAGGGCAACCAGGTCCTGATCTCCCCGTCGGAAACCGTGCCCAGCGGCGCAGAGGATGCCAAGCCGTACCCGGGGGATGTGGAGGCCTTGATCAACCAACTCAGCGCCGTAACATCCTTGGGCATCCGTTCCGTGGATCGGGCGTGGACCGGCCTGCGGACCGAAGCCGCGGACGGTATTCCGGTGGTGGGATTCGACGCCGAAGCGCCCGGTTTCTTCTGGCTGGCCGGTCAGGGTGGCTATGGATTCCAGACGTCGTCGGCCATCGCCGGGCTCGCGGCGGCACTCATCCTCGGCCACGTCACTCCCGACAGTCCGGAATCCCGGACAGCGGAGCAGCTCGCAGCCGTCCGTTGGTCCATCCGGCGCTGA
- the hutI gene encoding imidazolonepropionase gives MSGNTNGRSTLITNIGELMTQDLEHRVLRDAAIVFEGERIAWIGSSADAPPADEVLDAEGRAVLPGWVDSHSHLVFAGDRTAEFEARMAGESYSAGGIALTTGATRSVSDDELTRLVRDRVAEAVSQGTTYLESKTGYGLDVENEARSARIAAAEVDEVTYLGAHLVPKGSDPEEYTDLVCGPMLDAVLPFVRWADVFCERGAFTEDQSRRVLTAARDAGLGLRVHGNQLGEGPGVALAVEFGAASVDHVNYLSGKDVAALAETWSGWDPTAGTGAKGTVATCLPACDLSTRQPLAPGRELIDAGVQIALAANCNPGTSYTSSMAFCVTTAVLQMHLSVHEAVRAATYGGALALGRESGNDVDGERAVGSLAVGHRADLHMLMAPSATHLAYRPGIPLTHSVWRAGVRAV, from the coding sequence ATGAGCGGAAACACGAACGGGCGCAGCACACTCATTACCAACATCGGCGAACTCATGACACAGGACCTGGAGCACCGGGTCCTCAGGGACGCGGCAATCGTGTTCGAAGGCGAGCGCATCGCGTGGATTGGGTCCAGTGCAGATGCCCCGCCCGCGGATGAGGTTCTCGACGCCGAGGGTCGTGCAGTGCTGCCCGGCTGGGTGGATTCGCACTCGCACCTTGTCTTTGCCGGTGACCGCACGGCGGAGTTTGAGGCCCGCATGGCCGGTGAGAGCTACAGCGCCGGTGGGATCGCCCTGACCACAGGTGCCACCCGCAGCGTCAGCGACGACGAACTCACCCGCTTGGTGCGGGACCGGGTGGCCGAGGCGGTCTCGCAAGGAACCACCTATTTGGAGAGCAAGACCGGCTACGGGCTGGACGTGGAGAACGAGGCCCGGAGTGCCCGCATCGCAGCGGCGGAGGTGGACGAGGTCACCTACCTTGGCGCGCACTTGGTCCCGAAAGGCTCTGATCCCGAGGAGTACACGGACTTGGTCTGCGGCCCCATGCTGGATGCCGTCCTGCCGTTTGTCCGCTGGGCAGATGTCTTCTGCGAGCGGGGCGCTTTCACTGAGGACCAGTCCCGCCGTGTTCTCACAGCTGCCCGCGACGCTGGACTTGGCTTGAGGGTGCACGGCAACCAGCTCGGTGAGGGGCCGGGTGTGGCGTTGGCCGTGGAGTTTGGTGCGGCCAGCGTGGACCACGTCAACTACCTTTCGGGCAAGGACGTTGCGGCGCTCGCGGAAACGTGGTCCGGCTGGGACCCTACAGCGGGGACCGGCGCTAAAGGCACCGTGGCAACCTGCCTTCCGGCCTGCGACCTGTCCACCCGCCAGCCCTTGGCGCCTGGCCGTGAACTGATCGATGCCGGCGTGCAGATCGCGCTGGCCGCCAACTGCAATCCCGGCACTTCGTACACCAGCTCCATGGCGTTCTGCGTCACCACGGCTGTCCTCCAGATGCACTTGAGCGTCCATGAGGCCGTCCGCGCGGCGACGTACGGCGGCGCCTTGGCGTTGGGCAGGGAGTCAGGGAACGACGTCGACGGCGAAAGGGCGGTGGGTTCGCTCGCGGTCGGTCATCGCGCGGACCTGCACATGCTGATGGCGCCGTCGGCTACGCACCTGGCGTATCGTCCCGGGATCCCGCTGACTCATTCGGTGTGGCGGGCGGGCGTCCGGGCTGTCTGA